The Mucilaginibacter sp. PAMB04168 genome contains the following window.
ATTAGAGTTCCAGTTTACTGATTTTGAAGCCACGGTAACTTGCGGCGGTAAAACACCGTTATTTTGGTTTGACGGGGCAATTGGCTTTTGTTTACCGCACGACAATAGTGCGTTGGCAACCAACATTGTAACAAGTGTATGAGTAAGATTGCGAAGCATATATTTATTTATATTGTTTTAAAAACAAAGGGTTGCCCTCAACCACAGCAACCCTTTAAATCAGTATTTAACTGGCTATGCGGGTATAGCTTAAATCATCATAGTAGATTAAACCATCAGTAGTAGCTTCCCAGTATTCTTCACTACCGCCGCGGAACGTGTGGAACGTAATGTTTTTAATTTTGCGGTAATTATCATCAGTTGTCCACCGCAAGGTTTGGCTTAGTAAGGTTACACCATCAATTTGGTACAGTACACTGCCGTTGGTGCTGGTTCCTGAGTTACTCTTAACTCTGATCCTGACCGTATACCACTGATTTTTATTCAGGGTTTTACTTTGCTTGCCAAAATTGTTACCGCAGTTTTCAGGCATATCTTTATAGTAGACATACGGGCGGAAATATGGAGCATCGCTGCTGCTGCTGGTTTTTGTACCGTTAGGATTGTACCACATTAAGCGTGCAGTACCGCCGGTGCCGTCATCAGCCTTGTTACAGCCGGTAAAGCCGTTACCAATGTGAAAACCAAAACCAAGTTTACCACCACGGCTCCAGTAAAAATTCGGCCCGAACCTTACTCTGAAAGTTAGTTCGTACTCTGTACCGTCAGATACGTCGATATTGACGATGTTACCGTTAGATAATGAATTGGCAGGGATACGAATGCGGGCCTGCTCGCTAAAAATGTCGGCATTTTTCCAGGTGCCGCTGGCTAACTGCCCCATATCAGCTTCGGCAGACGATTGCGAATAAGTACCATCCGGGCGGGCAAAACTGGTTGATTTGCTGGCGTAAATGGCTTGTGTTGCAACGGCATCATTGTCAACAATGGCTTCTTGCTGCACATTGCCCGTTTCCTTTTTGCAGGCACTAAACACTGCAGGCAACAATAAGGTAGCTGCCAGCATTCTGGTCATGTTTTTCTTAAAATTCATAATTGATTGGTTTTATGTGGATTGGTTGAGTACTTGATTAGCTTTTCTTTTCCTCTAAAATCTCAAGGTTCTCTTTCAGGTATGACAGGTAACTGGCTTTTGAGCCCGAATCGTCGGGCAACACTTGTGCCTTACTGATGGCTAAGCGAGTATTGCGAGCGTCTTTAGCAACAACATAAGCCTCTGCCAAATTGAGGTAGGCAAACGCAGAATTAGGATATTGCTGCACACAGAATTGAAATGCCTGCAGCGCTTGTTGCTTATTATGCACACGGTGCAAAAGGTTAATGCCGAATTGTGTTAAGGCCTGTGCACTAAAATCATAGCTGTTAGGCTCTGTTTTTTTCAAGGCAGAAAAAGTTTTAAAAGCATCACTTATCTCGCCGGTACGGGCAAGTGCTTTGCTCATAGCCAGGCTTATGGGCATTTTGGGCTGTGTTAAGGCGCTACCGGTGAGCCATTGTGCAACAAGTTTACCCAAATTAGCAGGGTTAAATTCACCCGCTATGTTACTGCTTACAGCCACGCCGATCCTCTTTTCGGGTATTAGCACAACCAAATTGCTGAAGCCACCGTACTGGCTACCCTTTAGAAAAATACGCTGGCCTTTTTCTTCTGTAATTTCCCACCCATACCCGATAGCAGTACTTTTACCTGTTTTAAACCGGGTTGATAATACTTCATCGTAAAAACCCGAACCGAATAATTCAGCTCTTCTAGCACGGCCTTTGTTTAGCAAGGTAAACATCCAGCTGGCTATATCCGTTGCGGTAGTATGGAAACCGCCGCTGCCACCGTTCTCCCGGTTATAAGGGTAAAGCGTATCCTGCTTTGTGGTGTGAGTAAGCCAGTTACTTGTTTTAAACGGCATAGCTGTACCTTTAACCTTAATAAAGGATGAACTTTTCATCCCTAAGGCTCCAAATACATTAGTCTTCATATAATCCTCAAACGGCTTGTGAGTTACTTTGCAAATTACATCTGCCAGTATATCGTAGTTGTAAGGCGAACGTTTTACCTGTGTACCGGGTTCCTTAAATTCAGGGAGTTGGCTACCAATGCTTCGAGTGGTCACCTCCAACGCATTGGGGTTATAATTGGGCATATCCCACATAATGTTGTAATGGGGTATGCCAGATGTGTGGGTTAGCAAATGCCGGATGGTTATTTTCTGATAACTGTTTCCCCCCATTTTAAAGTATGGTAAGTAATTTACTATCGGTTCATCAAGGTCGAGCTTTCCATCATCGGCCAGTTTTAATACGGCAGTAGCCAACATAGGTTCTGAGATGCTACCTGCTAAAAAGGGCGTATTTACTGTAAAAGGCTTGTTTGCAGCGTTAGCACCCCCCATAGTAGTACAATAAACAGAATCGCCGCTAACCATAGCCAGGGAAATTCCTGGTATAGAAAAGTCGCTTTGAAAGGTTTTAATTAACTGATCGACTTGCTGTGTGCGGGCTTTAGCAAACGGCTCCTCAGTCTTCAGTTGCGGCTTTGTGCACTGGCTGCTTAAAACTGCAACCAGTAGGTTAAACACAAAAAAAATGTTACGTTCCAAAATGGCATACTTATTCACTTTTGTGGTCATACAAATCAGGTTGTTGAGAGGTTAAAAATTGGTTTAAAAGGTTATACCCTTAAAGTAGCAGATCCTTTAATTAAGCTATTGGTTTGCACAGTGCAGCAATAAGCCATTGCGTTGCAATTCAAATAATAGTTAAATAAGGCGTGTGCTTTGACTAATTGGTTAGACCAAATTAAGGGAGAATTTATCTTACTGTCAATATTAAAACACCAACAAAATACTAAAAATCAGACAGTTGAGCCAACGATGATACGCTTCAATAGCAAACAGACAAAGCGTTATTGATTTAATTATAACTTCAAATTGACCTTTGCCAAATGCAAGTACATTACTTAGCGATACGTTAAAAAAACAATATAAAATTTTTGTTAAATCTGCAGGTTCAAGTTGATTAGCCCCCTTTAATGCTATTCGCCATAGCCTCGATTACGGGACAGGCGTTTTATTTTACATAAGCATTGCGTTATATCTTTTGTTATCCCGCGCTTCATCACTATCATTGTTTCAAAATTCGTCAACCTTATGTTTTCCGAACCCTCCTATCTGGCAGCGCGAATGGTAGCCGAAACCATTGAAGTTCATTTTGCCGAGCATTTGTCTCAGGCTCAGGAACTAGGCGAGCAGGATCTGGCCACAGCTTGCAGCGCAAACATTATCGAAGCTGTTATTGACACTGCTTTTTGGGCCAGTTTGCGCCGGGAGGAAGGCCGTTCGGTAAGTATCTCCATGGCTTTGTTAAAACCAGAACAGGCTGGCAAGCCCCTGGTATTTGGTGACCGCCTAAGGCTTACACCACATAATTTGGTTAAACTGGCCCCAGCTGTAGAGCAACCGGGCATTCACCTGGGCGTATGGCACGAAAACGACGAGTTGTACATTTGGGGCACTACACACACGGTACCGGGAATTTGCTTTGTGCTGGAAGTGGTTGAACCGGGGTTACTGGTTATTAAACACCGCCGCCTGGCAGGCTTTGGCAAGTTTGTAAATATTGCCGTTTTACATGGCGATCAGATTAAGGTGCTCGACGAAAAATCAATGGGCATTGCAGATTGTCCTGCTTTGCATGCCTCGCTGATGAATATGTCCCTGCCTTCGTTTATGGGCGAAAAATTTAATGTGCTGGTACAGTTGGCATCATCCATACGTATACATCGCCGCGGCGGATTGGTCTTGATTGTTCCGCGCGCATCAACTGGCTGGCACGAATCTATCGTTCATCCCATTAAATATGCTGTAACGCCGCCTTATACCGTAATTGCCGATTTGATGCTGCAAAAAGAGCAGGAGCGTAATAAGTTTGAATGGAAAGAAGCCCTGCTGCAAGCCATTGATAT
Protein-coding sequences here:
- a CDS encoding putative sensor domain DACNV-containing protein: MFSEPSYLAARMVAETIEVHFAEHLSQAQELGEQDLATACSANIIEAVIDTAFWASLRREEGRSVSISMALLKPEQAGKPLVFGDRLRLTPHNLVKLAPAVEQPGIHLGVWHENDELYIWGTTHTVPGICFVLEVVEPGLLVIKHRRLAGFGKFVNIAVLHGDQIKVLDEKSMGIADCPALHASLMNMSLPSFMGEKFNVLVQLASSIRIHRRGGLVLIVPRASTGWHESIVHPIKYAVTPPYTVIADLMLQKEQERNKFEWKEALLQAIDIIGGFTAVDGATVITQHYDLLAFGAKVARSATSVPVEEIILTEPIAGAQATRIHPAQNGGTRHLAAAQFVHDQHDAVALVASQDGQFTVFAWSEKLKMVHAHRIDVLLL
- a CDS encoding serine hydrolase, which encodes MTTKVNKYAILERNIFFVFNLLVAVLSSQCTKPQLKTEEPFAKARTQQVDQLIKTFQSDFSIPGISLAMVSGDSVYCTTMGGANAANKPFTVNTPFLAGSISEPMLATAVLKLADDGKLDLDEPIVNYLPYFKMGGNSYQKITIRHLLTHTSGIPHYNIMWDMPNYNPNALEVTTRSIGSQLPEFKEPGTQVKRSPYNYDILADVICKVTHKPFEDYMKTNVFGALGMKSSSFIKVKGTAMPFKTSNWLTHTTKQDTLYPYNRENGGSGGFHTTATDIASWMFTLLNKGRARRAELFGSGFYDEVLSTRFKTGKSTAIGYGWEITEEKGQRIFLKGSQYGGFSNLVVLIPEKRIGVAVSSNIAGEFNPANLGKLVAQWLTGSALTQPKMPISLAMSKALARTGEISDAFKTFSALKKTEPNSYDFSAQALTQFGINLLHRVHNKQQALQAFQFCVQQYPNSAFAYLNLAEAYVVAKDARNTRLAISKAQVLPDDSGSKASYLSYLKENLEILEEKKS
- a CDS encoding polysaccharide lyase, which encodes MNFKKNMTRMLAATLLLPAVFSACKKETGNVQQEAIVDNDAVATQAIYASKSTSFARPDGTYSQSSAEADMGQLASGTWKNADIFSEQARIRIPANSLSNGNIVNIDVSDGTEYELTFRVRFGPNFYWSRGGKLGFGFHIGNGFTGCNKADDGTGGTARLMWYNPNGTKTSSSSDAPYFRPYVYYKDMPENCGNNFGKQSKTLNKNQWYTVRIRVKSNSGTSTNGSVLYQIDGVTLLSQTLRWTTDDNYRKIKNITFHTFRGGSEEYWEATTDGLIYYDDLSYTRIAS